A region from the Aphis gossypii isolate Hap1 chromosome 1, ASM2018417v2, whole genome shotgun sequence genome encodes:
- the LOC126549565 gene encoding protein tipE, whose product MRSASSELLLDTKQQQLRKKKLLELAAAKKQKRGAPRTLREKVWFYSTLSFAMIAVGSGSALLFLVPLYVDPAVSTLLADFVPEPVQCTTVRREQLAGLYNCTWSSCREGCTSDVYNCSHIYVEYRTSAGGVSGVGGGGGGVRLASGRGGDVSVSQAVLLVNIKGCGYPPAVACSNFTKAYGVPGATFPCHYSRQNHTLAVVDYDKRQQYADIVHYFAVPFAVCVVTSIVLCVMHCDCQQAAAAAAAQNALPEPSRSSAGHSHTEGYSDHSISTRVERLDEAIMEASRALHGEPSGL is encoded by the coding sequence ATGCGGTCCGCCAGCTCCGAACTGTTGCTGGACACCAAGCAGCAGCAACTCCGCAAGAAGAAGCTGCTGGAATTAGCGGCGGCCAAGAAGCAGAAACGAGGGGCGCCCAGGACCCTGCGGGAGAAGGTGTGGTTCTACTCGACCCTGTCGTTCGCCATGATCGCCGTCGGATCGGGTTCGGCGTTGTTGTTCCTGGTGCCGCTGTACGTGGACCCGGCCGTGTCAACTCTGCTGGCCGACTTCGTGCCGGAACCGGTGCAGTGCACCACGGTGCGCCGCGAACAGCTGGCCGGCCTGTACAACTGCACGTGGAGCTCGTGCCGGGAGGGTTGCACCAGCGACGTGTACAACTGCAGCCACATTTACGTGGAGTACCGGACGTCCGCCGGTGGAGTCAGTGGCgtcggtggcggtggcggtggcgtcCGGCTGGCGTCCGGTCGCGGCGGCGATGTGAGCGTGTCCCAGGCCGTGCTGCTGGTCAACATCAAGGGCTGCGGTTACCCGCCGGCCGTGGCCTGTTCCAATTTCACCAAGGCCTACGGCGTGCCGGGCGCCACGTTCCCGTGTCACTATTCCCGGCAGAACCACACGCTGGCCGTGGTCGACTACGACAAGCGGCAGCAGTACGCCGACATCGTCCACTACTTTGCCGTCCCGTTCGCCGTGTGCGTGGTCACGTCCATCGTGCTGTGCGTCATGCACTGCGACTGTCAGCAGGCCGCGGCCGCTGCCGCCGCACAGAACGCACTGCCGGAACCGTCCAGGAGTTCCGCGGGACACTCGCACACCGAGGGCtacag